The Clostridioides sp. ES-S-0010-02 genome window below encodes:
- a CDS encoding phage tail tube protein → MATSFESKNVINGTFGECWLNEVQIAECKALKAEIKLDKAEIVRPRKMIKGQKVIGASAEGSITLYHVDSNMLKYITQIIKEGREPKFTIISKLADPDAKGVERISLTGVSFDGLSIIDWENGKEGEIEASFTFEDFEILDAA, encoded by the coding sequence ATGGCTACAAGTTTTGAAAGTAAAAACGTAATAAATGGAACATTTGGAGAGTGTTGGTTAAATGAGGTACAAATAGCAGAGTGCAAAGCATTAAAAGCTGAAATAAAACTAGATAAAGCTGAAATAGTCAGACCTAGAAAAATGATTAAAGGTCAAAAAGTGATAGGTGCTAGTGCGGAAGGTTCTATAACTCTATATCATGTAGATTCAAATATGTTAAAGTATATAACTCAAATTATAAAAGAAGGTAGAGAGCCTAAATTTACTATTATAAGTAAACTAGCTGACCCTGATGCTAAAGGGGTGGAAAGAATCTCTTTAACTGGAGTTTCTTTTGATGGATTATCAATTATAGATTGGGAAAATGGAAAAGAAGGAGAGATTGAAGCATCTTTCACTTTTGAAGATTTTGAGATATTAGATGCAGCATAA
- a CDS encoding phage tail sheath subtilisin-like domain-containing protein, with protein MAGLVNINIEFKELATSFIQRSRAGIVVIVLKDTTKMYKELTSEDDISTSLSDSNKKYIKYAFMGSTDNEKILKPSKVIISTFTEDGKVEDILEELESVEFNYLCMPEAIESEKQTIAKWIKKIREEESTEAKAVLANIKADNEAIINFTENVVVDGEEITAEKYTPRIASLIASTPGTQSVTYAPLDEVESITKIDKASADAKVQSGELILRRLSGKIRIARGVNSLTTLTAEKGEIFQKIKLVDTKDLISKDIKNIYVEKYLRKCPNTYDNKCLFIVAVQSYLTELTRQELIDSNFTVEIDLEKQKEYLESKKVDVSKMKENEIKEANTGSNGFYLINLKLVDAMEDIDIRVQM; from the coding sequence ATGGCTGGATTAGTTAACATAAATATAGAGTTTAAAGAGTTGGCTACAAGCTTTATACAACGTTCCCGAGCTGGAATAGTAGTAATTGTATTGAAAGATACAACAAAGATGTATAAAGAGCTTACAAGCGAAGATGATATATCAACATCGTTAAGTGATTCTAATAAAAAATATATAAAATATGCTTTTATGGGTTCTACTGACAATGAGAAGATACTAAAACCAAGTAAAGTTATTATAAGCACTTTCACAGAAGATGGAAAAGTTGAGGATATACTAGAAGAATTAGAATCTGTAGAATTTAATTACTTATGTATGCCAGAAGCTATAGAATCAGAAAAACAAACAATTGCAAAATGGATTAAGAAAATAAGAGAGGAAGAAAGCACAGAGGCTAAAGCGGTTCTTGCAAATATCAAAGCTGATAATGAAGCAATTATTAATTTTACTGAAAATGTAGTAGTTGATGGTGAAGAAATAACAGCAGAAAAATACACGCCACGTATTGCTTCTCTTATAGCCTCTACACCTGGCACACAATCTGTTACTTATGCTCCTCTTGATGAAGTTGAATCTATTACAAAGATAGACAAAGCTAGTGCAGACGCTAAAGTACAATCGGGAGAATTAATTTTAAGAAGATTATCAGGTAAGATTAGAATTGCTAGGGGAGTAAATTCTCTTACAACTTTAACAGCAGAAAAAGGAGAAATATTTCAAAAGATTAAGCTTGTCGATACAAAAGATTTAATAAGTAAAGATATAAAGAATATTTATGTAGAGAAGTATTTACGTAAATGCCCTAACACTTATGACAATAAATGTTTATTCATAGTAGCTGTACAGTCATATTTAACTGAATTAACAAGACAAGAATTGATTGACTCTAATTTTACAGTCGAAATTGACTTAGAAAAGCAAAAAGAATACTTAGAAAGTAAAAAAGTAGATGTTAGTAAAATGAAAGAGAATGAAATAAAAGAAGCTAATACTGGTTCAAATGGATTTTACCTAATAAATCTAAAATTAGTTGATGCGATGGAAGATATAGATATAAGAGTTCAAATGTAG
- a CDS encoding HK97 gp10 family phage protein: protein MIEFNSLDDLIRDLERQEKELTKNIRKAKNRIGNQLLRKVKQKTPVAEKNGGTARKNWQYKELGTFDGVVFNNTEYIRHLEFGHRTRQGTGTSENYRPKQGGIQFVEGVFMLAKSVDEINSIIDNELNQIIIDFWN, encoded by the coding sequence ATGATAGAGTTTAATAGTCTAGATGACTTGATAAGAGATTTAGAGAGACAAGAAAAAGAATTAACTAAGAACATTAGAAAAGCTAAAAATAGAATAGGTAATCAACTTCTTAGAAAAGTAAAACAGAAAACACCAGTCGCTGAAAAAAATGGTGGAACAGCAAGAAAAAATTGGCAATACAAGGAGCTTGGCACTTTTGATGGAGTTGTTTTTAATAACACAGAGTATATTAGACATCTAGAGTTTGGACATAGAACTAGGCAAGGAACAGGAACTAGTGAAAACTATAGACCAAAACAGGGTGGTATACAGTTTGTTGAAGGTGTTTTTATGCTAGCAAAAAGTGTTGATGAAATAAACAGTATAATTGACAATGAACTAAATCAAATAATAATAGATTTTTGGAATTAG
- a CDS encoding phage head-tail connector protein → MLENIKLILNLKDDTHDNLIKLYIKKYTTLVLAYCNIETLNDTLENIIEDKVIVKLKETLLSNNSADNGKVSSVSRGGYSVTYNVATAKTTDELMEIKLSQKDKNILNNFRKVKW, encoded by the coding sequence ATGTTAGAAAATATAAAGTTAATTCTAAATTTAAAAGATGATACTCATGATAATTTAATAAAGTTGTACATTAAAAAATACACTACTCTAGTTCTTGCATACTGCAATATAGAAACACTTAATGATACTCTTGAAAATATCATAGAAGATAAAGTCATTGTTAAATTAAAAGAAACACTATTAAGTAATAATAGTGCTGATAATGGCAAAGTTAGTTCAGTTTCTAGGGGTGGTTATTCTGTTACTTACAATGTTGCAACAGCTAAAACAACAGATGAATTAATGGAAATAAAATTATCTCAAAAAGATAAGAATATTTTAAATAATTTTAGAAAAGTGAAGTGGTAA
- a CDS encoding Rho termination factor N-terminal domain-containing protein, giving the protein MFILIKENIERRVEDSFLKDKLIQDGFKLLEDKKSIDIENSTLEELKSLAKENGIEGYSKLKKDELIEKLNNI; this is encoded by the coding sequence ATGTTTATATTAATTAAAGAAAATATAGAACGTAGAGTAGAAGATTCTTTTTTAAAAGATAAGCTAATACAAGATGGATTTAAGTTACTAGAAGATAAGAAAAGTATTGATATAGAAAATTCAACTCTTGAAGAACTGAAAAGCTTAGCAAAAGAAAATGGTATAGAAGGTTATTCAAAACTGAAAAAAGATGAATTAATAGAGAAATTAAATAATATTTAG